In Gammaproteobacteria bacterium, one DNA window encodes the following:
- the pyrE gene encoding orotate phosphoribosyltransferase translates to MSDFRQAFIQFAIERNVLCFGEFKTKAGRLSPYFFNAGLFNDGDALRKLGQFYAKAIVAAELPFDTLFGPAYKGIPLVSAIAIALAEMGMNYPFCFNRKEAKDHGEGGVLVGAPMQGRVLIVDDVISAGTSVRESVELIKAASATPSGVVIALDRMERGSGELSAVQEVQQMHGLTVTSIINLDDLVAYLHHHPELSQYLQAVQQYRERYGVSY, encoded by the coding sequence ATGTCCGATTTCCGGCAAGCGTTTATTCAATTTGCCATCGAGCGCAACGTGCTGTGCTTCGGCGAATTCAAAACCAAAGCAGGGCGCCTGTCGCCGTATTTTTTCAATGCCGGTTTGTTCAACGACGGCGATGCCTTGCGCAAACTCGGGCAATTTTACGCCAAAGCGATTGTGGCTGCCGAGCTTCCGTTCGATACTTTGTTCGGCCCGGCGTATAAAGGCATCCCGCTGGTCAGCGCCATCGCCATTGCATTGGCAGAAATGGGCATGAATTACCCATTCTGTTTCAATCGTAAGGAAGCCAAAGACCACGGTGAAGGCGGTGTGCTGGTCGGCGCACCGATGCAAGGCCGGGTGCTGATCGTCGATGACGTTATTTCCGCCGGCACGTCGGTGCGCGAATCGGTCGAACTGATCAAAGCTGCGAGCGCAACGCCCAGCGGCGTCGTCATCGCCCTCGATCGCATGGAACGCGGCAGCGGGGAATTATCGGCGGTGCAGGAAGTGCAGCAAATGCACGGTTTAACGGTTACCTCGATCATCAATCTGGATGATTTGGTGGCCTATTTGCATCATCACCCGGAGCTGTCGCAGTATTTACAGGCGGTGCAACAGTACCGAGAGCGGTATGGGGTGAGCTACTGA
- the xth gene encoding exodeoxyribonuclease III — MQIITLNLNGIRAADKKGFFNWLAAQTADVVCVQELKAQLPDLSEEMQAPDDYHGYFHCAGQKGYSGVGIYTRKKPDRIVEGIGIADIDAEGRFLQADFGNLSIVSIYLPSGSSGEHRQAAKFYFMEEFFPILQNLMASGRQIILCGDWNIAHKEIDLKNWRSNQKNSGFLPEERAWLTNVFDEIGFVDVFRRLNTEPDQYTWWSNRGQAWAKNVGWRIDYQIATPAIAQTARNVSIFKDERFSDHAPLIVDYDHTL; from the coding sequence ATGCAAATTATAACGCTGAACTTAAACGGCATTCGCGCGGCCGACAAAAAAGGCTTTTTCAATTGGCTGGCGGCGCAGACCGCGGATGTCGTCTGTGTGCAGGAATTGAAAGCGCAGCTGCCTGATCTTTCCGAAGAAATGCAAGCGCCGGACGATTATCACGGTTATTTTCATTGCGCCGGGCAGAAAGGTTATAGCGGCGTCGGTATTTATACGCGAAAAAAACCGGATCGCATCGTCGAGGGTATCGGCATTGCGGATATCGACGCCGAGGGGCGTTTTTTACAAGCGGATTTCGGCAATCTGAGCATCGTGTCGATTTATCTGCCATCCGGTTCCAGCGGCGAGCACCGCCAGGCAGCAAAATTCTATTTCATGGAAGAATTTTTCCCGATCCTGCAAAACCTGATGGCAAGCGGACGGCAAATCATTTTGTGCGGCGACTGGAATATCGCACACAAAGAAATCGATTTGAAAAACTGGCGTTCGAACCAGAAAAATTCCGGTTTTCTGCCGGAAGAACGTGCTTGGTTGACGAATGTGTTCGATGAGATCGGTTTTGTCGATGTGTTCCGCCGCTTGAATACCGAACCCGATCAATACACCTGGTGGTCGAACCGCGGCCAGGCTTGGGCGAAAAATGTCGGCTGGCGCATCGATTACCAAATCGCCACGCCTGCAATCGCACAGACCGCGCGCAACGTATCGATCTTCAAAGACGAACGCTTTTCCGATCACGCGCCGCTGATCGTCGATTACGACCATACGTTATGA
- a CDS encoding MFS transporter, whose translation MTPATASSWSQALRVYTHPRVLGMLSLGFSAGLPLLLIMGTLSFWLREAGIDRATIGYLSWIGLAYSFKWLWSPLVDRLSLPLLTRWLGRRRAWLLLSQIVITCALMGMAVTDPVMNLTHLVFFALAVAFASATQDIALDAYRIEAVAVELQGAMAATYQAGYRVAMILASAGVLWIAAAVDMTADTYDHAPWRFAYLVMAASMIVGIVTTLIIREPDVLFSRTVSENEQIAQRALAHWALPERSKALLIWLYGALIAPFRDFIVHHGRKALLILGLIAIYRISDVVMGVMSNPFYVDMGYSKDEVATISKVYGVIMTIAGAAIGGVLTAKIGIMRTLFLGAVLSAATNLLFVWLAGRGHDVSGLIFTISADNLSAGIASCAFIAYLSGLTNAAYSATQYALFSSVMLLLPKFIAGFSGEFVDAYGYETFFIATALLGLPVLILVWLAGQARFAHSRE comes from the coding sequence ATGACCCCTGCCACCGCTTCCAGCTGGTCGCAAGCGCTGCGGGTTTATACGCACCCGCGCGTGCTCGGCATGCTGTCGCTGGGATTTTCCGCCGGGCTGCCGCTGCTTCTGATCATGGGCACGCTGTCGTTCTGGCTGCGCGAAGCGGGCATCGACCGCGCAACCATCGGATACTTAAGCTGGATCGGCTTGGCGTACAGTTTCAAATGGCTGTGGTCGCCGCTGGTCGACCGGCTATCGCTGCCGCTGCTGACGCGCTGGCTGGGACGGCGGCGCGCATGGCTATTACTGTCGCAAATCGTCATTACCTGCGCGCTGATGGGCATGGCGGTCACCGATCCGGTCATGAATCTGACGCATTTGGTTTTCTTCGCGCTTGCGGTCGCGTTTGCGTCCGCTACGCAAGACATCGCACTGGATGCTTATCGCATCGAGGCGGTTGCGGTCGAATTACAAGGCGCGATGGCGGCAACCTACCAAGCCGGTTACCGCGTAGCGATGATTTTGGCTTCCGCCGGTGTATTGTGGATCGCGGCAGCAGTCGATATGACCGCGGATACCTACGATCACGCGCCGTGGCGTTTCGCTTATTTGGTGATGGCGGCCAGCATGATTGTCGGCATCGTCACCACGCTGATCATCCGCGAACCGGATGTACTTTTTAGCCGCACCGTTTCGGAAAACGAACAAATCGCGCAGCGCGCGTTGGCGCATTGGGCGCTGCCGGAACGCAGCAAAGCCCTGCTGATTTGGTTGTACGGCGCACTGATCGCGCCGTTCCGTGACTTTATCGTGCATCACGGCCGTAAAGCGCTGCTGATTCTCGGTTTGATCGCCATTTACCGCATTTCCGATGTCGTCATGGGCGTGATGAGCAATCCGTTTTACGTCGACATGGGCTACAGCAAGGACGAGGTCGCCACCATTTCCAAAGTCTACGGCGTGATCATGACGATTGCCGGTGCCGCGATCGGCGGCGTGCTGACGGCGAAAATCGGCATCATGCGCACGCTGTTCCTCGGCGCCGTATTATCCGCCGCGACCAATTTGCTATTCGTCTGGCTGGCCGGGCGCGGGCACGATGTCAGCGGTTTGATTTTCACCATCTCGGCGGACAACCTGTCGGCCGGAATCGCCTCCTGCGCCTTCATCGCTTACTTATCCGGCCTGACCAATGCCGCGTATTCGGCCACGCAGTATGCGCTGTTCAGCTCGGTGATGCTGTTGCTGCCCAAATTCATTGCCGGTTTCAGCGGTGAATTCGTCGATGCCTACGGCTATGAAACCTTCTTCATCGCTACAGCGCTGCTGGGATTGCCGGTGCTGATTCTGGTCTGGCTCGCCGGGCAGGCCAGATTTGCCCATTCCCGCGAATAA
- a CDS encoding cell division protein ZapE, translating to MPQTVQKNGPEAEYRALIEAGELQPDAHQANAIASLERLHHELIEYRLSGKRWTASWLRWFGGKPPPQGIYLYGGVGRGKSMLMDLFYSVAATPAKRRIHFHEFMLDIHARLKAWHDLSARERAQHGRDSGGDPIPPVARQIAHETTLLCFDELQVTDIADAMVLTRLFKELFTLGVIVVATSNRPPDDLYKDGLQRQRFLPFIADIKERLEIIALNGPVDYRYSRLQGAETYYFPVNAETSEQLSATFFRLTDRRVEDRAKVPSEELIVQGRTLFVPKAARGVAVFSFKRLCANPLGTADYLAIARAYHTVIMVAIPQFTRENSDQARRFIHFVDALYEHGVKFLCSAAVPLQSLYAGGDVGFEFERTISRLTEMQSQDYLARGHGKI from the coding sequence ATGCCGCAAACTGTGCAAAAAAATGGCCCCGAAGCTGAATACCGTGCCCTGATCGAAGCGGGCGAATTGCAACCGGATGCCCATCAGGCCAATGCAATCGCCAGCCTGGAGCGGTTGCATCATGAACTGATCGAATACCGCCTCAGCGGAAAACGATGGACGGCCAGCTGGTTGCGCTGGTTCGGCGGCAAACCGCCCCCCCAGGGCATTTATCTCTATGGCGGCGTCGGGCGCGGCAAATCGATGCTGATGGATTTGTTTTATTCCGTAGCGGCAACCCCGGCCAAACGGCGCATCCATTTTCATGAATTCATGCTGGATATCCATGCACGCCTCAAAGCCTGGCACGATCTTTCCGCGCGCGAACGGGCGCAGCATGGGCGTGATAGTGGCGGCGATCCGATCCCGCCGGTTGCACGGCAAATCGCCCATGAAACCACGTTGCTGTGCTTCGACGAATTGCAAGTCACCGACATTGCCGATGCCATGGTGCTGACCCGGTTGTTCAAGGAATTGTTCACACTCGGTGTGATTGTGGTGGCAACCTCCAACCGCCCGCCCGACGATCTGTACAAAGACGGCTTGCAGCGCCAGCGCTTTCTGCCGTTCATTGCGGATATCAAGGAGAGGCTGGAAATCATCGCGCTCAACGGCCCGGTCGATTACCGCTATAGCCGCTTACAAGGCGCGGAAACCTATTATTTTCCGGTCAATGCGGAAACTTCCGAGCAATTATCGGCAACGTTCTTCCGCTTGACCGACCGGCGCGTCGAGGATCGCGCCAAGGTGCCGAGCGAAGAATTGATCGTGCAGGGACGCACATTGTTTGTGCCGAAAGCGGCGCGCGGCGTCGCCGTGTTTTCGTTCAAGCGCCTCTGCGCCAACCCGCTCGGCACGGCCGATTATCTCGCCATCGCCCGGGCCTATCACACCGTCATCATGGTCGCGATCCCGCAATTCACTCGGGAAAACAGCGACCAAGCGCGGCGCTTCATCCATTTCGTCGATGCCCTGTACGAACATGGTGTCAAATTCCTCTGCTCCGCCGCCGTGCCGCTGCAATCGCTATATGCCGGCGGCGACGTCGGCTTCGAGTTCGAGCGCACGATTTCCCGCTTGACGGAAATGCAATCGCAAGACTATCTGGCGCGCGGACACGGAAAAATCTGA
- a CDS encoding TIGR01777 family protein — MNILITGATGFIGRHLVRRLQQEQHTVTVLSRDGARARQLLSVPAFDWDYATQDVPAEALDNCQIVINLMGENLGDGRWTKARKHEIYASRILSTRKLVAAAPESLQAFVCGSAIGIYPGSGDDLYDESYAVPGQPSFMQSICHDWEQEAARIENKGVRRVSIRTGVVLGHGGMLQKLLPVFKLGLGGPVGNGQQWLPWIHIDDIVSVYAAAVQDARYQGPVNAVSPNPVRYREFATAFGKALQRPAFFPTPAFVLKLALGEAAALALNSYRIAPKRLQDAYGFTFKFTDLPAALADLFDKTGAAKQSTAS, encoded by the coding sequence ATGAACATACTGATCACAGGCGCAACCGGATTTATCGGCCGCCATTTGGTGCGGCGTTTGCAACAGGAACAGCATACCGTCACGGTATTGAGCCGTGACGGCGCGCGTGCCCGTCAATTGCTGAGTGTACCGGCATTTGACTGGGATTACGCAACGCAGGACGTACCTGCGGAAGCGCTGGACAATTGCCAAATCGTCATCAATCTGATGGGCGAGAATCTGGGCGATGGCCGCTGGACCAAAGCCCGTAAGCACGAAATTTACGCTTCCCGCATCCTCAGCACGCGCAAACTGGTCGCCGCCGCGCCGGAAAGTCTGCAAGCTTTCGTGTGTGGCTCAGCCATCGGCATTTATCCGGGCTCCGGTGACGATCTTTACGATGAATCTTATGCCGTTCCCGGGCAGCCCAGTTTCATGCAAAGCATTTGCCATGATTGGGAACAAGAAGCGGCAAGAATCGAAAACAAGGGTGTACGCCGGGTCAGCATCCGCACCGGCGTGGTGCTCGGTCACGGCGGCATGCTGCAAAAGCTGCTACCGGTTTTCAAACTGGGATTGGGTGGACCAGTGGGCAACGGCCAGCAATGGCTGCCGTGGATTCACATCGACGACATCGTTTCGGTTTACGCCGCGGCTGTCCAGGATGCACGCTACCAAGGCCCGGTCAACGCCGTGTCGCCCAACCCGGTGCGCTACCGCGAATTCGCAACTGCATTCGGTAAGGCGTTGCAGCGGCCCGCATTCTTCCCGACACCGGCATTCGTTCTGAAATTGGCGCTGGGCGAAGCCGCCGCGCTGGCGTTGAACAGCTATCGCATCGCACCCAAACGATTGCAGGATGCATATGGTTTCACGTTCAAATTTACGGATTTACCGGCCGCTTTGGCCGATTTGTTCGATAAAACCGGTGCTGCGAAGCAAAGTACAGCCTCATGA
- a CDS encoding deoxyribodipyrimidine photo-lyase yields the protein MTTPLAVFWFRRDLRLDDNAGLSHALASGHTVLPIFIFDPAILTGLPRDDARVTFIFDTLQALRTELAQKHGSSLALYHGKPLEVFDRILHTYPVAAVYTNHDYEPYARERDETIHQWLQARSVAFNTYKDHVLFEKDEVVKDDGGPYGVYTPYMRKWKQVYSQTTLATYATATKLTHLIKQTPLPDVTLTGIGFTRSAITVPAYRLDSGMLQHYARDRDFPAIPGTSLLAPHLRFGTVSIRQIFRQALKDSDIFCNELIWREFFSQILWHFPHTQQRSFKPRYDRIQWRNDEAEFKHWCDGTTGYPIVDAGMRQLNATGMMHNRVRMITASFLCKHLLIDWRWGEAYFAQKLLDYDMASNVGNWQWVAGCGVDAAPYFRIFNPAAQTEKFDKQLTYIQTWVSDWHTLTYPAPIVDHTLARERCLQAYRQAVG from the coding sequence ATGACGACTCCACTTGCTGTTTTTTGGTTCCGGCGCGATTTGCGCCTGGACGACAACGCCGGACTCTCGCACGCCTTGGCTTCCGGGCACACGGTTCTGCCCATTTTCATTTTCGACCCCGCCATACTGACTGGATTACCGCGAGACGATGCGCGTGTCACGTTCATTTTTGACACCTTGCAAGCACTGCGTACGGAACTTGCGCAAAAACACGGCAGTTCGCTGGCGCTTTATCACGGCAAACCGCTGGAGGTTTTCGACCGGATTCTGCACACCTATCCGGTCGCCGCGGTCTACACCAACCATGACTACGAACCGTACGCGCGCGAACGGGACGAAACGATCCATCAGTGGCTGCAAGCGCGATCGGTGGCGTTCAACACTTACAAGGATCACGTCTTATTTGAAAAAGACGAAGTCGTCAAGGACGATGGCGGCCCGTACGGCGTATACACTCCGTACATGCGCAAGTGGAAACAGGTATACAGCCAGACAACGCTGGCAACTTACGCCACCGCAACCAAACTGACCCACCTGATCAAGCAAACACCGCTGCCGGACGTGACATTGACCGGAATCGGTTTTACCCGCTCGGCCATTACCGTCCCCGCTTACCGGCTGGATAGCGGGATGCTGCAACACTATGCACGCGACCGGGATTTTCCGGCGATCCCGGGAACTTCACTGCTGGCGCCGCATTTGCGCTTCGGCACGGTCAGCATCCGGCAAATCTTCCGGCAGGCACTCAAGGATAGCGATATTTTTTGCAATGAACTGATCTGGCGCGAATTCTTCAGCCAGATACTGTGGCATTTCCCGCATACGCAGCAACGCAGTTTCAAGCCGCGTTACGATCGCATTCAATGGCGCAACGATGAAGCGGAATTCAAGCACTGGTGCGACGGCACCACCGGTTACCCCATCGTCGACGCCGGCATGCGCCAGCTCAACGCCACCGGTATGATGCACAACCGTGTGCGCATGATCACCGCGAGTTTTTTATGCAAGCACCTGTTGATCGATTGGCGCTGGGGCGAAGCGTATTTCGCGCAAAAATTGCTGGACTACGACATGGCCAGCAATGTCGGCAACTGGCAGTGGGTAGCGGGCTGCGGCGTCGATGCCGCACCTTATTTCAGGATTTTCAATCCAGCCGCACAAACGGAAAAATTCGATAAACAGCTTACTTATATTCAAACCTGGGTAAGCGATTGGCATACCCTAACCTATCCCGCACCAATTGTTGATCACACGCTCGCGCGTGAACGTTGCCTGCAAGCATACCGGCAAGCCGTGGGTTAG
- a CDS encoding biopolymer transporter ExbD, whose product MAFGSMQDSGRQAPMSEINVVPLVDVMLVLLIIFIITAPLLTHSVKVDLPKAESNPNITQPEHVELAIRADGSLFWNGEPVALEQLAPRFTAKVAQAPNTELHIRADKLAHYEHVARLMSIAAKSGMTKIGFITDPSEK is encoded by the coding sequence ATGGCGTTCGGCAGCATGCAGGATAGCGGGCGTCAGGCGCCCATGTCGGAGATCAATGTAGTGCCGCTGGTGGACGTCATGCTGGTGCTGCTGATCATCTTCATCATCACGGCTCCACTGTTGACGCATTCCGTCAAGGTTGATCTGCCCAAAGCGGAAAGCAATCCCAATATCACCCAGCCTGAACATGTCGAGCTGGCGATTCGCGCCGACGGCAGTCTTTTCTGGAACGGCGAACCGGTGGCGTTGGAACAACTGGCGCCGCGTTTTACAGCCAAAGTGGCGCAAGCGCCCAATACGGAACTGCATATCCGCGCCGATAAGCTGGCGCATTACGAACATGTCGCGCGGCTTATGAGTATTGCAGCCAAGTCTGGCATGACGAAAATCGGCTTTATTACCGATCCTTCTGAAAAGTGA
- a CDS encoding MotA/TolQ/ExbB proton channel family protein produces the protein MEQGLGFSHFLDQIDGVGMSVLVLLLSLSVASWYLIIAKSIANLIAKRRAEAFLKHFWSFDSLQAVHTEFKNAAPDNAFAELAKLGIDAAADSKIHSSHKLAAAGGTSEFLTRTLRNGIDQEATRVENGLTLIATAGSAAPYIGLFGTVWGIYHALIQIGLSGQGTLDKVAGPVGEALIMTALGLAVAIPAVLAYNAFVRRNRIWLARLEAFAHDLFILITVGDNNESPAAESQSQVAAATGIADVAMERGQ, from the coding sequence ATGGAACAAGGGCTTGGTTTTTCTCATTTTCTCGATCAGATCGACGGCGTCGGCATGAGCGTGCTGGTGTTGTTGTTGTCACTCTCGGTTGCGAGCTGGTATCTGATCATTGCAAAAAGTATTGCGAATCTGATCGCGAAGCGCCGCGCCGAAGCTTTTTTGAAACACTTCTGGAGTTTCGATTCACTCCAGGCGGTTCATACCGAGTTCAAAAATGCCGCCCCGGATAATGCATTCGCAGAACTTGCCAAGCTGGGTATCGATGCGGCGGCCGATTCTAAAATCCACAGCTCGCACAAATTGGCCGCAGCCGGTGGCACCAGTGAATTCCTGACACGTACCTTGCGTAACGGTATCGATCAGGAAGCAACACGTGTTGAAAATGGCCTCACATTGATTGCCACAGCGGGTTCGGCGGCACCTTATATCGGCTTATTCGGAACGGTTTGGGGCATTTATCATGCGCTGATCCAGATCGGACTTTCTGGCCAGGGCACCCTGGATAAGGTGGCTGGCCCCGTCGGCGAAGCGTTGATCATGACCGCGCTGGGGTTGGCGGTGGCCATTCCGGCGGTGCTGGCTTATAACGCGTTTGTCCGCCGCAACCGCATTTGGCTCGCGCGCCTTGAAGCGTTCGCGCACGATCTGTTCATCCTGATCACGGTCGGCGATAACAATGAATCACCGGCTGCCGAATCGCAATCGCAGGTTGCTGCTGCAACCGGAATCGCCGATGTTGCAATGGAAAGGGGGCAATAA
- a CDS encoding energy transducer TonB, with product MHSLSRKNIEYFEQRQRLISLPGLLFVIAVHAALFYFLWHQRLIPHPEQAMTLFAELITPPAPVTPPKASPEPAPVKLQPAKKPVVKPKQEQLAAKSQAPAEKKQTEPAPEPPKPAEQVKESAPAPAATPKPAQAAPVALSSELAVSCPKLTPPEYPAISRRMGEEGKLILRVELDENGHIDNAKVLNSSGYERLDAAALSAVKSWQCNPSLRDGQPVRAVALQPFNFVLQGN from the coding sequence ATGCACTCATTATCCCGCAAAAATATCGAGTATTTTGAGCAACGGCAGCGTCTTATCTCATTACCTGGGTTGTTGTTTGTAATTGCCGTGCATGCCGCGCTGTTTTATTTTTTGTGGCATCAGCGTCTGATTCCGCATCCCGAACAGGCGATGACTTTGTTTGCCGAATTGATCACGCCACCCGCGCCGGTTACACCGCCTAAAGCATCACCCGAGCCCGCGCCGGTTAAACTGCAACCGGCGAAGAAGCCTGTCGTCAAACCGAAACAAGAGCAACTTGCGGCGAAATCCCAGGCACCCGCCGAAAAGAAACAGACTGAACCCGCACCGGAACCGCCGAAACCGGCCGAGCAGGTTAAAGAATCGGCGCCTGCGCCTGCGGCAACACCCAAACCAGCACAAGCGGCACCCGTGGCACTGTCCTCCGAGCTAGCGGTATCTTGCCCCAAACTGACGCCGCCCGAATATCCGGCAATTTCACGGCGCATGGGCGAAGAAGGGAAATTGATATTGCGTGTGGAACTGGATGAAAACGGGCACATCGATAATGCAAAAGTTCTCAATAGCAGCGGTTATGAACGGCTTGACGCCGCGGCACTGAGCGCGGTGAAGAGCTGGCAATGCAATCCTTCGCTGCGCGATGGCCAGCCGGTGCGGGCGGTGGCCTTACAACCCTTTAATTTTGTACTGCAAGGAAATTAA
- a CDS encoding RDD family protein, protein MTYSTPGFWRRTICLIYDFLLILAILFIASFIFHFIFSDTQAAYFKPLFQFYLFIIMGYYFTWFWTHGGQTLAMQTWKMRLVSADGRSLTKKQAVARYLFSLTGIFFFVVVNYLFPINFISYQQLALVSVLIFGSGFIWALFDPDHQYLHDRLAGTRIIKLEG, encoded by the coding sequence ATGACTTATTCCACACCTGGGTTCTGGCGGCGCACCATCTGCCTGATTTATGACTTTCTTCTGATATTGGCTATTTTGTTTATCGCCAGCTTCATTTTTCATTTTATTTTTAGCGATACGCAAGCAGCCTATTTCAAACCGCTCTTTCAATTTTATCTGTTTATTATCATGGGGTATTACTTCACTTGGTTCTGGACGCATGGCGGGCAGACGCTGGCGATGCAAACCTGGAAGATGCGGCTTGTATCCGCTGATGGCCGCAGTCTGACGAAAAAACAAGCTGTTGCCCGCTACCTATTTTCCTTAACGGGTATTTTCTTTTTTGTAGTCGTCAATTATCTATTCCCCATTAATTTTATTTCCTATCAACAACTCGCACTGGTCAGCGTGTTGATTTTCGGCTCCGGATTTATTTGGGCTTTATTCGACCCCGATCACCAATATCTGCATGACCGGCTGGCCGGAACTCGCATTATTAAACTTGAAGGTTGA
- a CDS encoding GGDEF domain-containing protein, translating to MRSQILSATAALKIFFRECAIQANMLIIIALMLCIFVIDLNTPLGVAAAVPYVLVILASLWVSGIRFTYFIAALSFVFTITGFYLSPGIVMPMNIVLFNRALTLLLIICSALMVIKIKKANIDMSALMTQMLIDPVTGYKNRQAFETELDTEILRSRRYHRSFSIAIVDIDLLKLFSDDYDYKNNNDSIKQISQEIKTNIRITDLFYRIDINVFAILFPETDLCETKKVCESVRKKVSARMDKNTENKIMVSIGIAMLDETDNKLKLCKRAEDALFIAKRNGGNQVSTLPQIANKDKPAVAAILSRSRSTDTV from the coding sequence ATGCGCAGCCAAATACTCTCAGCAACCGCAGCTTTGAAAATCTTTTTCAGAGAATGTGCAATCCAGGCAAATATGCTCATTATCATAGCCTTAATGCTTTGCATTTTTGTCATCGATTTAAATACGCCATTGGGTGTAGCTGCGGCGGTACCGTATGTGCTGGTTATCCTGGCTAGTCTATGGGTAAGCGGAATCCGGTTTACTTATTTCATTGCCGCTTTGTCGTTTGTATTTACCATTACCGGTTTCTATTTATCACCCGGCATTGTCATGCCGATGAATATTGTGCTGTTTAACCGCGCCTTGACACTCTTACTCATCATTTGCTCGGCGTTGATGGTCATTAAAATCAAAAAAGCGAACATCGACATGTCCGCTTTGATGACACAGATGCTGATCGATCCGGTAACCGGATACAAAAACAGACAAGCTTTCGAAACCGAACTGGATACCGAGATTCTACGTTCGCGGCGCTATCACCGCAGTTTCTCCATCGCGATCGTCGATATCGATCTGCTCAAGCTATTCAGCGATGACTATGATTACAAAAATAACAATGATTCGATAAAACAGATCTCGCAAGAAATTAAAACCAACATCAGAATCACCGATCTGTTCTATCGCATTGATATCAACGTCTTTGCCATTTTATTTCCCGAGACGGATTTATGCGAAACGAAAAAAGTGTGCGAATCGGTGCGCAAAAAAGTTTCCGCCCGGATGGATAAGAATACCGAGAATAAAATCATGGTCAGCATCGGCATCGCCATGCTGGATGAAACCGATAATAAGCTGAAACTGTGTAAACGCGCTGAAGATGCGCTGTTTATCGCCAAGCGTAATGGCGGAAACCAGGTTTCGACATTGCCGCAGATCGCCAATAAAGACAAACCGGCAGTCGCTGCTATTTTATCGCGCTCACGGTCAACCGATACCGTTTAG